One window of Thermocoleostomius sinensis A174 genomic DNA carries:
- a CDS encoding four helix bundle protein: MSGNSVKDYKDLIVWQRGIVLVKRIYQLTQNFPAEEKFGLISQMRRAAVSIPSNIAEGQARHTTQQFIQFLSIAEGSIAELDTQLIVAVELGYCTKAESNDSFVLITELRKMLSTLRKKLSH; the protein is encoded by the coding sequence ATGAGTGGAAATAGCGTTAAGGACTACAAGGACTTGATTGTTTGGCAACGGGGAATTGTTTTAGTTAAGCGGATTTATCAGCTAACTCAAAACTTTCCTGCTGAAGAGAAATTTGGTCTTATTTCTCAAATGAGACGAGCGGCTGTGTCAATTCCTTCCAACATTGCCGAAGGACAAGCCCGTCATACAACACAGCAGTTCATCCAATTTTTATCGATCGCAGAAGGTTCAATTGCTGAATTAGACACTCAACTTATCGTTGCGGTTGAACTAGGTTATTGCACAAAAGCCGAAAGCAACGACTCTTTTGTACTCATCACTGAACTGCGAAAGATGCTATCTACACTTCGCAAAAAACTCAGCCACTAA
- the drmD gene encoding DISARM system SNF2-like helicase DrmD, with amino-acid sequence MTAVEVGSIVRVRSRQYLVEDVLETHTPQEDTRVRLACLDDDALGETLEILWEREVDARYIGTASWESVAARGFDNPKLFSAYLHTLRWSCVTSTDPKLFQAPYRAGIEVKAYQLEPLRKALLMPRVGLFIADDVGLGKTIEAGLILREMLMRQKVRRVVISCPPSVVRQWQEEMESRFGLTFLIVDREFVASRRRERGYSINPWTTHTRFIISHALLRDETYAAPLRDWLGEFSAGAMLILDEAHNAAPASGAKYAIDSQLTRTVRDLAPRFEHKLFLSATPHNGHSNSFAALLEILDPQRFCRGVPVRNRKLLDAVMVRRLKSDLREIGDDFPERIVVRMSIDGLPSDAPELQLSRLLQAYRQLREERLKVAPKSTQRAAALVLLSLQKRLLSSIEAFARTLKVHQTAIAKHSGEVLIAKQAKQASSPLAETKNRNSLSFPLLQESAGADDDRAELTEDEVEAEENAQMRVATEQDASIPSARELELLDEMTQIANAARHLPDPRIQKLAQWIQDNQCPELGTDGATWNDRRVIIFTEYTDTKRYLQQQLQAIIAGSDQERQRIAVFHGGMGDDRREEIKLAFNSDPAKHPLRILIATDAAREGVNLQNHCADLFHFDLPWNPSRLEQRNGRIDRKLQRSPVVYCHYFVFSQRTEDRVLDTLLRKTDIIQRELGSLSLVLERNVNQLLADGIQHGEAARLEAAIAKADQTDESSFNAEMISEELEQVRLRRQELEQQNALLQGMLSESQKWLGLDDRHFRDAISASLEILGANSLQPVDPNEAAYEPATAKWDIPALDQRFGADPTWATTLDTLRAPRKRGQKLWDWRRESPIRPVVFRDPGSLDGEVVHLHLEHRIVQRLLSRFLAQGFLHDELTRACVCLTDRPILSVVVLGRLSLYGDRASRLHDEVIAVAAEWIAPEARGRSKLRPLGEGEKDNVLQVLETSLASPRLHQVPESVQQRLRQAAAQDVEELRPHLDRRAAVLIERAQKKLQARGQKEAEEMQAILEEQRDRILKRQKETAGNLQLSLFAEAEAQQLEADRRHWERRLQSLEVELISEPARIKAAYQVKAVRIEPVGLVYLQPVSG; translated from the coding sequence ATGACGGCTGTTGAGGTTGGAAGTATTGTCCGAGTTCGCTCTCGGCAATATTTGGTCGAAGACGTTTTAGAGACGCACACACCTCAAGAAGATACACGAGTGCGTCTTGCTTGTTTAGATGATGATGCACTAGGCGAGACGTTAGAGATACTTTGGGAACGGGAAGTTGATGCTCGCTACATTGGAACAGCCTCGTGGGAATCCGTTGCTGCAAGAGGCTTTGATAATCCCAAACTATTTTCGGCTTACTTGCATACCCTACGCTGGAGTTGCGTTACCTCTACAGACCCAAAACTGTTTCAGGCTCCCTACCGGGCAGGAATTGAGGTAAAAGCCTATCAGCTTGAACCGTTGCGGAAGGCATTGCTGATGCCTAGAGTTGGGCTATTCATTGCCGATGATGTGGGTTTGGGCAAGACGATCGAGGCAGGGCTAATTCTGCGCGAGATGCTGATGCGCCAAAAGGTGCGGCGGGTGGTCATCTCTTGTCCTCCTTCTGTGGTGCGACAGTGGCAGGAAGAAATGGAAAGCCGCTTTGGGCTGACGTTTTTGATTGTCGATCGCGAATTTGTTGCCAGTCGGCGGCGAGAGCGCGGTTATAGCATTAATCCCTGGACAACCCATACCCGCTTTATCATTTCCCATGCGCTGCTGCGTGACGAAACTTATGCAGCACCGTTACGAGACTGGTTGGGAGAATTCTCGGCAGGGGCAATGTTGATTTTGGATGAAGCGCATAATGCGGCACCTGCCAGTGGAGCCAAGTACGCGATCGACTCTCAATTAACCCGCACGGTGCGTGATTTAGCTCCTCGGTTTGAGCATAAGCTGTTTCTGTCTGCGACTCCCCACAACGGTCACTCAAATAGTTTTGCAGCACTGCTCGAAATCCTTGATCCACAACGGTTTTGTCGAGGTGTACCTGTACGAAATCGTAAACTGCTGGATGCAGTGATGGTACGACGGCTCAAAAGCGATCTGCGTGAGATTGGGGATGATTTTCCAGAGCGAATTGTGGTTCGCATGAGCATTGATGGACTACCCAGTGATGCTCCGGAACTTCAGTTGTCTCGGTTGCTGCAAGCGTATCGACAACTGCGAGAGGAGCGGCTTAAGGTTGCGCCCAAATCAACCCAAAGGGCAGCGGCATTGGTACTGCTGTCGCTGCAAAAGCGGTTGCTCTCATCCATTGAAGCATTTGCCCGAACGTTGAAAGTTCATCAGACGGCAATCGCCAAACATAGTGGTGAAGTGCTGATCGCCAAACAAGCGAAACAAGCATCATCTCCTCTGGCAGAAACTAAAAATAGGAATAGCCTGTCATTTCCTTTACTGCAAGAATCAGCAGGAGCAGATGACGATCGCGCTGAGTTAACTGAAGACGAGGTAGAGGCGGAAGAGAACGCTCAGATGCGGGTGGCAACCGAGCAAGACGCTTCTATTCCATCTGCACGGGAATTGGAACTGCTGGATGAGATGACGCAGATTGCCAATGCTGCTCGTCATTTGCCCGATCCTCGCATTCAAAAGTTAGCGCAATGGATTCAGGACAATCAATGCCCTGAGTTAGGGACGGATGGAGCAACCTGGAACGATCGCCGCGTCATCATCTTTACGGAATACACCGACACCAAACGTTACCTCCAGCAGCAGTTACAGGCAATCATTGCGGGTTCTGATCAGGAACGTCAGCGGATTGCTGTGTTTCATGGCGGCATGGGAGACGATCGACGGGAAGAGATTAAGCTCGCCTTTAACAGTGATCCTGCCAAACATCCACTGCGAATTCTAATCGCCACTGATGCGGCAAGAGAAGGGGTAAACCTGCAAAATCATTGTGCCGACTTGTTCCATTTTGATTTGCCCTGGAACCCCTCACGCCTAGAGCAGCGAAATGGCAGAATTGACCGCAAACTCCAGCGATCGCCTGTTGTCTACTGTCACTATTTCGTATTTTCTCAGCGCACTGAAGATCGGGTACTCGATACGCTGCTCAGAAAAACCGATATTATCCAACGGGAGTTGGGCAGCCTATCGCTGGTGTTGGAGCGGAATGTCAACCAGTTATTAGCAGATGGCATTCAGCATGGGGAAGCGGCGCGGTTGGAAGCGGCGATTGCTAAAGCAGATCAGACGGATGAATCATCGTTCAATGCTGAAATGATCAGCGAAGAACTGGAGCAAGTACGGTTACGGCGACAGGAGTTAGAACAGCAAAACGCGCTGCTTCAGGGAATGCTGAGCGAGTCGCAGAAGTGGTTAGGGTTGGACGATCGCCATTTTCGCGATGCCATCTCTGCTTCATTGGAAATTTTAGGAGCCAATTCCCTTCAACCCGTTGATCCGAACGAAGCAGCTTACGAGCCTGCTACTGCGAAATGGGACATTCCTGCCCTCGATCAGCGGTTTGGCGCTGATCCGACCTGGGCAACAACACTGGATACCTTAAGAGCACCTCGAAAACGGGGGCAGAAGCTTTGGGACTGGCGGCGGGAATCTCCTATTCGTCCAGTCGTTTTCCGTGATCCAGGTTCACTGGATGGTGAAGTGGTGCATTTGCACCTAGAACACCGGATTGTGCAGCGGTTGTTGTCGCGATTTTTGGCGCAAGGCTTTCTGCACGATGAGTTGACTCGTGCCTGTGTCTGCCTGACCGATCGCCCGATTCTCAGTGTAGTTGTGTTGGGACGGCTGTCGCTGTATGGCGATCGCGCTTCTCGGTTGCACGATGAAGTGATTGCTGTGGCTGCCGAGTGGATTGCACCGGAGGCACGGGGGCGATCGAAACTGCGTCCGCTGGGCGAAGGTGAAAAAGACAATGTGTTGCAAGTTCTAGAAACCTCGCTAGCAAGTCCCCGACTGCATCAGGTGCCTGAATCGGTACAACAACGCCTCAGACAAGCGGCAGCACAAGATGTGGAGGAACTGAGACCGCATTTGGATCGCCGTGCGGCTGTTTTGATTGAACGTGCCCAGAAAAAGCTGCAAGCACGGGGACAGAAGGAAGCTGAAGAGATGCAGGCAATTTTAGAGGAGCAGCGCGATCGCATCCTCAAACGCCAAAAAGAAACCGCAGGTAATCTCCAGCTATCGCTATTTGCTGAAGCCGAAGCACAGCAGCTAGAAGCCGATCGTCGCCACTGGGAAAGGCGATTGCAGTCGCTAGAGGTCGAACTCATTAGCGAACCTGCTCGAATTAAAGCTGCCTATCAAGTCAAAGCGGTGCGAATAGAGCCTGTTGGTTTGGTGTACTTGCAACCCGTTAGTGGTTAG